AGAAGAGTCGTTAGCGCCGATGCTTAAGCACATCAAAGAAGTTCTGGGTGAGCGGGTTAAAGACGTGGCCCTGACCCACCGCCTCACGGATTCACCAGCCTGTGTAGTGGCGGATGATAAGGACATGGGATTGGAAATGCAGAGAATACTTCAGGCTGCAGGCCAACAGGTGCCCATGACCAAGCCAATTTTTGAAATTAACCCTGAGCACGCTCTGGTTAAACGCCTGCACAGCCTCAATGATGATGAGCAGTTCGCAGAATGGGTTATTGTACTTTTCGAGCAGGCCGTTCTTGCCGAAGGTGGGCAACTGGATAATCCAGCCGATTTCGTGAGCCGTGTGAACAAATTATTGGTCATGGCCTAAAAACTGTCGGAGCCGGTGCACAGCTGGCTCCGATATGGTGTGAATAAAAAAGGCTCGTTTAACGAGCCTTTTCTTTTTGCATTGTTTATTATTCGTCTGTTAAGCGAAAATATTTTGTACCAAAATAACGCTGTAATTTTTTTCTGATTGTGCCACGACTGATGCCCAGCATTTTGGCGGCTTGCAGTTGATTGCCACGGCGTTTCTCCATGACAGCTTGTAAAAGAGGGGGTTCAACTTCAGAGAGAATCATGTCATAAAGATCATCAATGTTTTTGCTTTTATTTTCTGCAAGAAAACGTGAGACTAAATTGTAAACCAAATCTTGCAAGCCTTGCTCTTGTTTAACACTTTGAGTAGTCGCTTGTGTATCAATGACATTCATCGTAACTTCCTTATTTTAGTTAAATCATTATCCAATTACTTCCGATGTCCTCGAAAGCAAAATTAATTGTACATGAAGGTTAATTGATAATCTAGATTTTAGCGATGGATTACCCGGGCAGAATCAAGGCGATTTGCTCTCATTTAATGTTGAAATTGCATGAAGCAATGCTCAACATCCCTCCGGTTTTAGGTTATAGTTTAATTGTCACATCAATAGGGATATATCATGACAAATCGAGATAATCTGTCTGCTGACGTTCGTCAGGAACTTCATCGTAATTGGGGTTGGTTACTTGCGCTGGGTATTTTATTTGTACTGCTTGGGGTCATTGGCCTTGGGATGCTTGTTGGTCTCACGTTGGCCAGTGTACTCCTCATTGGAATTTTACTGATTGTCGGCGGTGTCATTCAAGTTGTCGATTCCTTCAAATGCCGTGGCTGGAAAGCCTTCATATGGCACCTTCTGATTGCGCTTTTTTACATTGTTGCCGGCGGCCTGATGATCTACGATCCCGTCCTTGCTTCCGTAGTGATTACAGCCATGATTGCCTGGTTGCTTATCGTTATTGGTATAGCGCGTTGCATTATGGCTTTTTCTATTCGAGAGTCGAAAGGCTGGTATTGGTTGTTATTGGCAGGAATTGCCGCTTTAATTTTAGGGATTCTGATTTTGGTGCAATGGCCAATGAGCGGCTTCTGGGTAATTGGTTTATTTATCGCGATTGAAATGTTAATTAATGGGTGGTCTTATATTTTCCTGGCTTTGACAATGCGCAGGATTTAGGCTCATTTAAAAGGCTGTCCTCTTAATGTATCCTAATTTAAGAGTATGAACATTTTGTTTACTGCTTCCTAAAAACTGTTATTACCCATACCTCTTCAGTAGCCGCATGAATCATGCGGCTACTGCGTACGCAGTTGTTGCGCATTATTTAAGCCTGTCTATAATTTAAATAGGTTGTTCAGCAGGGAGGCTTTTTTAGAGGTATTCATCATGGCAATCAAGATTGGCAGTAAAGCTGTCAATGTATTAAATGGTGGCGCAGGAAATGATTTCCTGCTTTGTTTTTTTGGTACAAATACGTTGAATGGTGGTGCGGGAAACGACATTCTGTTCGGTGGTTCTGGCAAGGATACACTTAGAGGCGGCGCGGGATCCGATCGTATTTATGCAGGATCGGGTAACGACACCATCATTCATAATGTGGTTCATGATCAAGGCAAGTTCGATATCTATGACGGTGGTCGGGGTATTGACACGCTCATTCTTGAAGTTTCTCAATCCTTTCTGGCACGTGCTGATGTCCAAACTGCGCTCAATGCCGTAACCAGCAAAGCCTTGCCTGCCGGAACTCAATTCTCTTTTGGAGGGTATGTCCCGGGATGGAATTTGACTATCAAGGGCATTGAAAAACTGGTGATAAAAATAAAAGAAGTACCGGTTTCTCCGAGCATCGCCATCAACGACGTCATCAACACCCAGGAAGATACACCCTTTGTCATTCCGGCAGCGCAATTGTTGGCGAATGACAAAGGGGGTAATGCCATTCTGAGCGTTGCTTACACGGGTTCGGGGAATTTAAGTTTTAGCAATGGTGTTATTACCTATGTGCCTGTGAACAACTACCACGGGACGGATACATTCAAATACACTATCGCCAATGGCCTGGGAGGCAAGAGTGTTGCTACAGTAACGCTTCACGTCAACTCCGTTAATGATGAACCCATCGCTGTTGATGATGGGTTTTCAACCAGCGGAGAACTGATTATTTCAACCAACGACCTTCTGACCAATGACACGGATGCGGATGGCGACAGTTTATCGATTAGTGATATAACGGGGGGTAATGGCACTATCGAATTATTGCGGGATGCAACGGGTGTGATTACTGGTGTGAAGTATATCCCAACGCCCACTTTTAGCGGACAAACAACATTGACCTACACGTTGACGGATGGTCATACTGATGCACAGGGAACAATTCGGATTAATGTGACGTCCTCTAATAATGGCAATTCTGGCGTCGGAAATAACGGCAATGGTTCGGGAAATGGAGACAATGGGAGCGGGGACGATGGTTCATCTCCCGGTGGAAGTAATAACAACGGAAATGATGGTTCAGCCACATCCGGCAGCGGCGTCAGTACTGGCAGTGATGGTTCAGCCACATCCGGCAGCGGCGTCAGTACTGGCAGTGATGGTTCAGCCACATCCGGCAGCGGCGTCAGTACTGGCA
This Legionella sp. MW5194 DNA region includes the following protein-coding sequences:
- a CDS encoding helix-turn-helix domain-containing protein, which encodes MNVIDTQATTQSVKQEQGLQDLVYNLVSRFLAENKSKNIDDLYDMILSEVEPPLLQAVMEKRRGNQLQAAKMLGISRGTIRKKLQRYFGTKYFRLTDE
- a CDS encoding HdeD family acid-resistance protein — its product is MTNRDNLSADVRQELHRNWGWLLALGILFVLLGVIGLGMLVGLTLASVLLIGILLIVGGVIQVVDSFKCRGWKAFIWHLLIALFYIVAGGLMIYDPVLASVVITAMIAWLLIVIGIARCIMAFSIRESKGWYWLLLAGIAALILGILILVQWPMSGFWVIGLFIAIEMLINGWSYIFLALTMRRI
- a CDS encoding Ig-like domain-containing protein, with the protein product MAIKIGSKAVNVLNGGAGNDFLLCFFGTNTLNGGAGNDILFGGSGKDTLRGGAGSDRIYAGSGNDTIIHNVVHDQGKFDIYDGGRGIDTLILEVSQSFLARADVQTALNAVTSKALPAGTQFSFGGYVPGWNLTIKGIEKLVIKIKEVPVSPSIAINDVINTQEDTPFVIPAAQLLANDKGGNAILSVAYTGSGNLSFSNGVITYVPVNNYHGTDTFKYTIANGLGGKSVATVTLHVNSVNDEPIAVDDGFSTSGELIISTNDLLTNDTDADGDSLSISDITGGNGTIELLRDATGVITGVKYIPTPTFSGQTTLTYTLTDGHTDAQGTIRINVTSSNNGNSGVGNNGNGSGNGDNGSGDDGSSPGGSNNNGNDGSATSGSGVSTGSDGSATSGSGVSTGSDGSATSGSGVSTGSDGSATAGSGVSTGSDGSATAGTAVSTGSDATTTAGTAVSTGSDATATTTAATATVSVSDTVSDSTVATATLATSTDAVLSQIITGYAVTDETQWQAGSSLDTSSNDELGVLGVYTVHDELWAG